A section of the Hirschia baltica ATCC 49814 genome encodes:
- a CDS encoding DUF533 domain-containing protein, with the protein MFDIEKILKQVQEKATQIADEIDVDASVESAKEMAKKVQDRIETDENARNAAIGGGALLAVLMASSGGRKLVGNVAKTGAVAAMGAMAWNAWQKRDGATADSHNDAASYGFAGNDSEDPAFSIAVVESMAAAAHADGQLDADEADAIKIALKEGGLNETVLDETISRADILNRISKAAITPNHAVQLYAAACAGACQVSDEENVFLTELADKLEIDSRVSARIRAEMNL; encoded by the coding sequence ATGTTTGATATCGAAAAAATTCTAAAACAAGTACAAGAAAAAGCCACGCAGATCGCAGATGAAATTGATGTGGATGCATCAGTTGAAAGCGCCAAAGAAATGGCGAAAAAGGTACAAGATAGAATCGAAACAGATGAAAATGCGCGCAATGCTGCAATAGGCGGCGGTGCATTGCTTGCTGTATTGATGGCATCGAGTGGCGGACGAAAATTGGTCGGCAATGTCGCCAAAACAGGCGCTGTCGCAGCAATGGGGGCGATGGCTTGGAATGCATGGCAAAAGCGAGATGGTGCGACCGCTGATTCTCACAATGATGCTGCAAGCTATGGTTTTGCCGGGAATGATTCAGAAGATCCTGCTTTTTCCATTGCTGTTGTTGAATCAATGGCCGCTGCTGCGCATGCTGATGGTCAACTCGATGCTGATGAAGCAGACGCTATTAAAATTGCATTGAAAGAGGGCGGACTGAACGAGACAGTTCTGGATGAAACAATCAGCCGCGCGGATATTCTTAATCGCATTTCTAAAGCAGCAATCACCCCAAATCATGCTGTGCAATTATATGCGGCTGCTTGTGCTGGTGCGTGTCAGGTTTCAGATGAAGAGAATGTGTTTTTAACAGAACTTGCCGATAAGCTCGAAATTGATTCTCGTGTGAGTGCCAGAATTCGTGCTGAAATGAATTTATAG
- a CDS encoding ribonucleoside-diphosphate reductase subunit alpha, whose protein sequence is MSVENAAISKENNEKIGRGKPQKTAELRVVQQVKIDESRDELLTEFGKKTLTDRYILPGEGYQEMFARVAEAYADDAEHAQRIYDYMSRLWFMPATPVLSNGGAGRGLPISCFLNDVNDSLDGIVETWNENVWLASNGGGIGTYWGNVRSIGETIGNAGKTSGIIPFIRVMDSLTLAISQGSLRRGSAACYLDIHHPEIEEFLEIRKPSGDFNRKSLNLHHGLNISDAFMEAVKNDEEFGLISPKTGEEVKKINARKLWQKILEVRIQTGEPYLIYSDTVNNAMPAHQRQLGMKVKQSNLCSEIMLHTGLDHLGNDRTAVCCLSSVNAEKFLEWKNDENFLEDIFRFLDNVLQDFIDRAPPEMARAAYSATRERSVGLGLMGMHSFLQSMNVPMESATAKSWNNMIFKHIRRGSDAASVKLAKERGPCPDAEECGVMARFSHKMAIAPTASISIICGGTSAGIEPIPANVYTHKTLSGSFTVKNPHLEKVLEAKGKNTDGIWAIILEAEGSVQGLDFLDEHEKATFRTAFEIDQRWLIELAADRTPYICQAQSLNLFLPADIDKWDLHMLHWSAWEKGLKSLYYCRSKSVQRASFAGAEDKVKVEGMDTPDTDYDECLACQ, encoded by the coding sequence ATGTCTGTAGAAAATGCTGCAATTTCAAAAGAAAATAACGAGAAAATCGGTAGAGGTAAGCCTCAAAAGACAGCGGAATTGCGCGTAGTCCAGCAGGTTAAGATCGACGAGAGCCGCGATGAGCTTTTGACTGAGTTTGGTAAAAAGACACTCACAGATCGCTATATTCTACCTGGTGAAGGCTATCAGGAAATGTTTGCGCGTGTTGCTGAGGCTTATGCTGATGATGCAGAGCATGCACAACGCATTTACGACTACATGTCGCGCCTATGGTTCATGCCTGCAACGCCTGTATTATCTAATGGTGGAGCTGGTCGTGGTCTCCCGATTTCTTGTTTCCTAAACGATGTAAACGATTCTCTGGATGGTATTGTTGAGACATGGAATGAGAATGTCTGGCTTGCGTCCAATGGTGGCGGAATTGGAACTTATTGGGGGAATGTGCGCTCAATCGGTGAGACAATTGGTAATGCCGGTAAGACATCGGGAATCATTCCATTCATTCGGGTGATGGATTCGCTTACACTTGCGATTTCCCAAGGGTCTCTACGTCGTGGATCTGCTGCATGTTATTTGGATATTCACCACCCGGAAATTGAAGAATTCCTAGAGATTCGTAAGCCGTCTGGAGACTTTAACCGTAAGTCTTTAAATCTTCACCATGGTTTGAATATCTCTGATGCTTTCATGGAAGCTGTGAAGAATGACGAGGAATTTGGTCTGATCAGTCCGAAAACGGGCGAAGAAGTTAAAAAGATCAATGCGCGTAAGCTTTGGCAGAAAATTCTGGAAGTCCGTATTCAAACGGGTGAACCATATCTGATTTACTCAGACACTGTGAATAACGCGATGCCAGCTCACCAACGCCAGCTTGGTATGAAGGTGAAGCAATCTAATCTGTGTTCAGAAATTATGCTGCACACTGGGCTAGATCACCTTGGTAATGACCGTACAGCTGTATGTTGTTTGTCATCTGTGAATGCAGAGAAATTCCTTGAGTGGAAAAATGACGAGAACTTCCTAGAAGATATCTTCCGCTTTTTGGATAATGTTCTTCAAGACTTTATTGATCGTGCACCGCCAGAAATGGCACGCGCGGCATATTCTGCGACGCGTGAGCGCTCTGTTGGTCTTGGGTTGATGGGAATGCATTCTTTCTTGCAATCCATGAATGTGCCAATGGAATCTGCGACAGCGAAAAGCTGGAATAACATGATTTTCAAGCACATTCGTCGTGGGTCGGATGCAGCGTCTGTGAAATTAGCTAAAGAGCGTGGGCCGTGTCCTGATGCGGAAGAATGCGGTGTCATGGCGCGCTTCTCTCACAAGATGGCAATTGCACCGACAGCTTCGATTTCAATTATATGTGGAGGAACATCTGCGGGTATTGAACCAATTCCAGCAAATGTTTACACGCACAAAACTTTATCAGGTTCGTTTACTGTGAAAAACCCGCACCTTGAAAAGGTTCTTGAGGCGAAGGGCAAAAATACCGATGGTATTTGGGCTATTATTCTGGAAGCAGAGGGCTCTGTTCAAGGCTTGGATTTCCTTGATGAGCACGAGAAAGCAACTTTTAGAACAGCATTTGAAATTGATCAGCGTTGGTTGATTGAATTGGCTGCTGATCGTACGCCATATATTTGTCAGGCTCAGTCGTTGAATCTGTTCTTGCCGGCTGATATCGATAAGTGGGACTTGCACATGCTTCACTGGAGTGCGTGGGAGAAGGGGTTGAAATCCCTTTATTACTGTCGTTCCAAATCAGTGCAGCGTGCATCATTTGCTGGAGCCGAAGACAAGGTGAAAGTTGAAGGAATGGACACACCTGATACTGATTATGATGAATGTCTTGCTTGCCAGTAG
- a CDS encoding lipid A-modifier LpxR family protein has translation MLAMVASLFVAFSCIGCGSSTVSTEALSTSVHAGPVEYISTEAPVQIVAAQLEQSLHSHSKLVSTSANWAVSNDVLRYKSRLDLSPATLKRATEEVYAGAWEFSAPLDKAGFDLDLSVSPHARVEKTAVHESRQAGAEVRLGQIADRVDQRGKAVRVDSWYMFVGTDNEALCWDVGDNGANFKGVALRDQVTVGDWQAGIAFHKAGGELSIGLTRRETRFEDFKTTSDIAAISFTMRR, from the coding sequence ATGTTAGCAATGGTTGCGAGCCTGTTTGTCGCATTTTCTTGTATCGGTTGTGGTTCGTCGACAGTGTCAACGGAAGCCTTAAGCACATCTGTTCATGCTGGTCCTGTTGAATACATTTCGACTGAAGCGCCAGTTCAGATAGTTGCTGCGCAATTAGAACAAAGCCTGCATTCTCATTCTAAATTAGTTTCTACTTCAGCAAATTGGGCTGTTAGCAATGACGTGCTTCGCTATAAATCGCGCTTGGATCTTTCTCCAGCCACTTTGAAAAGAGCAACTGAGGAAGTTTATGCGGGTGCGTGGGAATTTAGCGCGCCTTTGGACAAAGCCGGATTTGATTTGGATCTTTCTGTAAGTCCACATGCACGCGTTGAAAAAACTGCTGTTCACGAATCTAGACAAGCCGGTGCGGAAGTGCGCTTGGGTCAAATCGCGGACCGTGTAGATCAGCGTGGAAAAGCCGTGCGTGTCGATAGTTGGTATATGTTTGTTGGTACTGACAATGAAGCATTGTGTTGGGATGTCGGTGATAACGGAGCCAACTTTAAAGGTGTCGCTTTACGTGATCAGGTGACTGTTGGTGATTGGCAAGCTGGAATCGCATTTCACAAAGCGGGCGGTGAGTTGTCTATCGGTCTAACGCGTCGTGAGACACGCTTTGAGGACTTTAAGACGACAAGCGATATTGCTGCTATTTCCTTCACTATGCGTCGATAA